A region from the Gossypium hirsutum isolate 1008001.06 chromosome A08, Gossypium_hirsutum_v2.1, whole genome shotgun sequence genome encodes:
- the LOC107931860 gene encoding gibberellin 2-beta-dioxygenase 6: MNNESYPPLFNQQSHQTQIIDIDEPIQDLEDLDLIPIIDLQCLSLDKLEEACKDWGLFRLVNHGIPSKLMTQIQDQAKNLFSLSFEHKQAILSSPLSYFWGTTARTISGAALRSPKTISWVEVINFPLVGLSESRFEDPLLDSFRSLMDEYGRHQARLARTIYESMAKNLGLDSRLSKSYLSESTGFIRVHRYPRIPKGNQAWGVGVHTDSTVLSILNQDQLGGLEVFKENKWILVKPIADSLIVNLGDMIQTISNDLYTSAKHRVKVKKQEDRITINYFVFPQFDCTLQSPK; encoded by the exons ATGAACAATGAATCATATCCTCCACTGTTTAACCAACAAAGCCACCAAACCCAAATCATAGACATTGATGAACCCATCCAAGATCTTGAAGATTTAGATCTTATCCCTATCATAGACCTTCAATGTCTTAGTTTGGACAAGCTTGAGGAAGCTTGTAAGGATTGGGGTTTATTTCGTTTGGTAAACCATGGGATCCCTTCGAAGTTAATGACCCAAATCCAGGACCAAGCTAAGAACCTTTTCTCCCTTTCGTTTGAgcataaacaagccattttaagCAGCCCTTTGTCTTATTTTTGGGGCACCACAGCTCGAACCATATCTGGGGCGGCCCTTCGAAGTCCGAAGACTATTAGTTGGGTCGAAGTCATTAATTTTCCTCTAGTTGGGCTCTCGGAATCCAGATTCGAAGATCCATTACTTGACTCTTTCAG GAGTTTAATGGATGAATATGGAAGGCACCAAGCTAGGCTTGCTAGAACTATATACGAATCCATGGCGAAAAATCTTGGTCTTGATTCGAGACTATCGAAATCTTATTTGTCGGAATCGACTGGATTTATACGTGTTCATCGGTATCCACGGATCCCTAAAGGTAACCAAGCATGGGGAGTCGGAGTTCATACAGATAGCACAGTTCTTTCGATATTGAACCAAGACCAACTCGGAGGACTAGAAGTTTTCAAAGAAAACAAATGGATCCTTGTTAAACCCATAGCCGATTCCCTCATCGTCAACCTTGGAGATATGATACag ACCATAAGCAACGATTTATACACAAGTGCGAAGCATAGAGTAAAGGTAAAGAAACAAGAGGACCGAATCACAATAAATTATTTTGTGTTTCCACAATTTGATTGTACACTTCAAAGTCCAAAGTAG